The Kiritimatiellia bacterium genome contains the following window.
CTGCCACGACGCGATCATTTCGACCCAGCACATCCACCTCGACCACGACAACTGCCTGGAGATCGTCGCCGTCCGCGGCCGCCCGCGGGACATCGCGGCCATCGTGCGGCGGCTCAAGTCGGTCAAGGGCCTCAAGCACGTCTCCCTCGCCGCCGGCACGACCGGCCGGCGCCTCTCCTGAACTTCACTCATGTAGGGGCGCCGCTTGTCGGCGCCCGCGGGCGTCGCAAGCGACGCCCGCTACGGCCCCCTGAACAACCGAGCATGACGAATCGATTTTTTATTGTTGCTGGTGTTACGTTTTTATAATACGTATTAACTGCCAGCCGGAAAAAGCCGGATGGAAAGGATGACCCGGAATGAATTGGAAACGGTTACTGGTTCCGTTGGCTGTTGCGCTGCTGCCCCTTTCCGCCTGGGCCGGACGCCCCCTCGCCATCGACGACGCCGATCCCGCGGACCCGGAAATCTTCGAACTGGAGGCAGGCGCCGCCTATGCCAAGGAGGGGTCCGTGAAGGCCTGGGAGCTGCCGCTGGGACTGACCTACGGCGTCGCCCCCTCCGTCGAGGCCGGGATCGCCTTCGGCGCCCTCTCCGTCGAGGCCGGTGACGAGGACGAGTCCGGAATCAGCGATACGGTGCTGGGTGCGAAGTGGCAGTTCATTCAAGCCTGCCCGCTTGGCGCCCGGCACGCCCTGGCCCCCTCGGTGAAGCTGCCGACGGCGGACGAGGACAAGGGCCTCGGTAGCGGCCAAACCGACTTCGACCTGACCTGGATTATCTCGCGGGCTATGAGTGAAAAAGCCGGCGTCCACGTCAACCTGGGCTATGCCTGGATCGGCGGCCCGGACGACGACGTGCTCCATTACGGCGTGGCGGCGGACTACCAGGTCACCGAAGCCGTCCAAGCCGTCGGCGAGATCTTCGCCGAGCGGGAGACCTCGAGCGGCGCGGATACCGTCGGCCAGTTCAATCTCGGGCTGCGTTACGGCGCCACGGACGCGCTGGTCCTGGACCTGGCCGCCGGCTCGCGGATCGGCGACGACGGGCCGGATTTCACCACGACGGCGGGCCTGACGTGGGCTTTTGGAAGCAAGGAGAAATAGCATGCACATGGCCGATGCGTTGATTTCCCCCGCCGTGGGCGGGACGATGTGGGCGGCGAGCGCCGGGCTGCTGGCCTGGTGCGCGCGGAAGGTCCGGCAGACGCTGGATAACCGGCTCGTTCCGATGATGGGCGTGCTGGGGGCGTTCATCTTCGCCGCGCAGATGATCAACTTTTCGATCCCGGGCACGGGTTCGAGCGGGCATCTCGGCGGCGGGCTGATCCTGGCGATCCTCCTCGGCCCGTACGCGGGCTTCCTGGTCATCGCGTCCGTGCTGACCGTGCAGGCGCTGTTCTTTGCGGACGGCGGGCTGCTGGCGCTGGGCTGCAACATCTGGAACCTGGGTTTCTATCCGGCCTTCATCGCCTACCCGTTCATCTACAAGCCCCTGGCCGGCCCGGCCCGCTCCGGGACCCGGCCGGCTCTGGCCGCCGTGCTCGCCGCGGTGATCGGCCTGCAACTGGGCGCGTTCAGCGTCGTGCTGGAAACGACCACCTCCGGCATCTCCGAATTGCCGCTCGGTTCCTTCGTCCTGCTGATGTCGCCCATTCACCTGGCCATCGGCATCGTGGAGGGCCTGGCGACGGCGGCGGTGGTGGCCTTCGTCGCGCGCGCGCGGCCGGAAGCGGTCGGGCCGCAGGCCGGCCCGGCGAATCTCAAGCCGGCCCTGGCCGGCCTGGCGCTCGCCGCCGTCGTGATCGGCGGCGCGGTGAGCTGGTTCGCCTCGTCGCACCCGGACGGACTGGAATGGTCCATCGCCCGCGTCAGCGGCCGCGAGGAGGTCGGCGGCGGCTCGGCGCTGCACGATCAACTGGCCCGGGTGCAGGAACGCACGGCGATGCTGCCGGATTATGGCTTCAAGGAGGCCGCCGTAGCGGTCGCGGAGAAAGAAGCGGAAACCGAAACCTGGCCGGCGGTCAGCGCGGGCACGTCGGTATCCGGTCTCGTCGGCGGACTGCTGGTGCTGGGCGTGGCTGTGTTGGCGGGGCTTGCTTTGCGTCCGCGCCGCGTGGCATCCTGAACGGGGTGTACGGAAGTGGCCTGTAGTTCCGCCGCTCCGCCGGCGGAATTCTCCGGCGCGTCTCCGGCGCGGAGCGCCGGAGCTACAGGACTTATTGCATGATCATCGCGGTTCAGCGGATGGATGAACTGGCCGGTCTGGACTCGCCGATCCACCGGCTCGATGCCCGGGCGAAGGCACTCGTCACGCTCGCCTTCATTGTCGCCGTGATGTCGTTCCCCCGGCACGAGGTCATCGCGCTGGCCCCCTACTTTTTATACCCCGTCGCGCTGCTGGCCCGCGGCGGGATTCCCGGCCGGCTGATCCTGAAGAAGCTGCTGGTCGCCGCGCCGTTCGCGCTGTTCATCGGCCTGTTCAATCCCCTGCTCGACCGTCAACCGGTACCGCTGCCCGGCGGGCTCGTCGTGGCCGCGGGCTGGCTGTCGTTCGCCTCCATCCTGGTCCGCTTTGCGCTCACCGTCGGCGCGGCGCTGGCGCTCGTCGCCTGCACGGGCATGGACCGGCTCTGCGCGGGCCTGGAGCGGCTGGGCCTGCCGCGCGTCTTCGCCGTCCAACTGATGTTTCTCTACCGTTATCTTTTCGTCATCTCGGACGAGGCCCGGCGGATGCGGCTGGGGCTGGCGCTGCGCATGGCTGACGGCCGGGCGCCGGGCCTGCGGGTCTACGGGTCGCTGGTCGGCCACCTCCTGCTGCGTTCGATGGACCGCGCCCAACGGATCTACGGCGCGATGCTCGCGCGGGGCTTCGACGGCGAGATCCGCACCCTGGACGCGGCCCGCTGGTCGGCGCGCGACACGCTCTTCACCTCGGGCTGGATCGCCTTCTTCGCCGCCGCCCGTTTCTGGAACCTGCCCGAACTGGCGGGCCGCCTGCTGACCGGAGGAGTTCGATGAGCCATCACATCGTCGAGGCGCGGGACGTCCACTACACGTATCCCGGCGGACACGAGGCCTTGCGGGGCGTTTCCTTCCGGATCACGCACGGCGAGGCCGTGGCCCTCGTCGGGCCGAACGGCGCGGGAAAGTCCACTCTGCTTCAGCACCTCAACGGCACGCTGCTCCCGTCGCGCGGCGAGATCCGGATCGGGGATGACCCGGTAACCCGGGACACCGCGCCCCGGATCCGCCGGGCCGTGGGCATGGTGTTCCAGGATCCGGACGACCAGCTGTTCATGCCGACTGTCCTGGAGGACGTCGCGTTCGGCCCGCTCAATCACGGCCTCGCGCCGGAGGCCGCCGCCGAACGGGCCCGCGCCGCGCTGGAGCGGGTGGGCATGAGCCCCGTAGCGGACCAGCCGCCCTACCGCCTTTCGGCGGGCGAGAAACGCGCAGTGTCCATCGCGGGTGTGCTGGCGATGTCGCCGGACGTGCTGGTAATGGACGAACCTTCCTCCAATCTCGATCCGCGCGGCCGGCGGCGGCTGATGGAGCTCCTGAAATCCTTCGAGCACACGAAGATCATCGCCACGCACGACCTGGAGCTCGTAGTCGAGGTGTGCGCCCGCGTCATCCTGCTGGACGGCGGGCTGGTGAAAGCCGAAGGGCCCGCCGTCCAGGTCCTGGACGACGAGCCCCTCATGCTGGCCCACGGCCTCGAGCGCCCGCATGTCCTGCGGCACCGGCACCCGCACTGAATCAGCGGGCTCGCGGGAGCTCGCTCCTCCATGCAAAGCGCCTGGAGGGCGAAGCTCCGCGACGCCGTCTTTATTTCGGGCACTTCTTCAGGCACATGAACCAATCCAGGCACTTCACATCGTCGCCCGGCTTCTCCACGCGGTCCTTGGCCACGCCGCAGGAGCCCGGCGGCGGCACGATGACGTCGTCGCCCGGCTTCCAGTTCGCCGGCGTCGCGATGCCGTGCTGGTCGGAGGTCTGCATCGCGACCAGGAGGCGCATGACCTCGTCCATGTTCCGGCCGTTGGAGAGCGGGTAGTACAGGATCGCCCGCACGATGCCCTTGGGATCGATGATGAACACCGCGCGCACGGCCTGCGTGCTGCTCGCGCCCGGCTGCAGCATCCCGAAGGCCTTCGAGACCTCCATCTTCAGGTCCTCGATCACCGGGAAGGTGACCTCGATGCCCTTCATGTCCTTGTACTGGATCTTCTCCTTGATCGTCCGCAGCCACGCGATGTGCGCATAGATGCTGTCGATGGACAGGCCCAGCAGCTTGCAGTTGCGCTTCTCGAACTCCGTCTGCATCGAGGCGAAGGTCATGAACTCCGTCGTGCACACCGGCGTGAAATCCGCCGGGTGCGAGAAGAACACGACCCACTTACCCTCGTAGCACTTGGGGAAATCGATTTCCCCCTGGGTCGTCTTGGCCTTGAACGACGGCGCTTTCTCCCCGATCAGGGGCAGGCTGGTTGCGGATTGCTCCGTCATCTTGCTTGTTCCTTTCTGTTACTTTTTCCCGTGTCTGCTCAACATGGTTTCGAGGTCTTCCATCTCTGCCTGCAGGTCTTCCTCGTGCTCCACTTCGTCCTGCAGGATCTGGAGAACGATGTTGTAGGTCACGGGATCCTTGACCGCAGTGAGGCTTACCAGCTTCTTGTAGGTCATGATCGCGCACTGCTCGCCCTTGATGTTCTGTTCCAGGATCTCCCTCACAAAGGGATTATCCGGCGCGTCGTAGCCGCAGTTGGAATGCTTGTACCATTCCTTCGGCTCGGCGATCGGGGTGCCGCCCAGTTGGATGATGCGCGTAGACAGCATGTCCGCGTGCCGCAGTTCGTCCGCCGCGTGCTGGGTGAGTTCGGCGATGACGGCCTCCTTCATCGGGCCCTTCACCACCTTGGCGCCGATCCAGTACTGGAAGTACGCCAGCCACTCGTCCGAGAAAGCCTTGTTCAGCAGGCCGACGAGTTTTTTCACGTCCATATCCACGATCTCAATGCCTTTCGTGCCCATACCTCTTCCTTCCTTTCCTTCCGAGTGAACCCCGACACCGGAAACGCCCCCCCGGGGCGACTCCTTCCCACGCCGGCATCGTACCCTGCGGACACCGCATTTTCGAGGCAAAAAACGCCCTGCGCCTGTCCGCCGGGAAGCGCCCCGATGGCCCTCTTTTCGGGCCCATTAACAGTAATTATTACTAGTCAGTTATCATTACTATGTAAAGGCGACAAAAAAGAACCTAGCGCTTTTTCCGCTTCGACTGGCACTCCAGGCACAGGCCGCGCAGTTCGACGTGGATGGAGTCCACCCGGCCCATCGCCCCCACCTCGACCGGCGGCGGGAACCGGTCCAGCGTCTCGCAGTAGAAATCGCCGACAAGCCCGCACCGCGTGCAGACGAAATGGTGATGCCGTTCCGTGTTGGCGTCGAACCGCGCCCGCTCCCGGATCGTGCCCATGCGCGAGATAATGCCGCGGTCTTCCAGCATCCGCAGGGTCCGGTACACGGTGTCGAGGGAGATGGACGGCATCCGTTTTCGCACGCGGCGGCACAGCGTCTCGGCGTCAGGATGCTCCCCGGTGCGCGCCAGTTCCCGGTACACTTCCATCCTCTGGTGCGTGGCCTTGATGCCCTCGTGCCGGCAGGCCGAGGCAAACGCTTCCACGCGCGACTCCATGCTGTCTGTTCCTGATTTCACAAGGGCTACAATAGTAATTATTACTATCGATGGAATATACTCCCGCAGCGCAGGTTGTAAAGTCATTTCGAACGAACATGCGGCGGCCGACGGGTGTAAAAGAACCTCGGCTGTCACAGGACCCCGGCTTGACCCGGGGCGCTGCCGCTGTCATGATGGCCGCCCATGGTTCGCAAACTCATTCGCCGCGTCCTGCATTCCCTCCTGGGAAGGAAGAAGAAACCGGCCGAGACGGCGCACGCTGCGACGACGCCGCACCGCCCCAAGGATCATAAGGCCCCGGAGCGGCATCCGCCCAAACAACGGGATCAGCAGAATCAACGGACCCATGAACCGCGACCGCACGCGGCACGACAGGCCCCGGCTGCTCCTTGGAACCCGGCCTCCTTCGAGGTCCCCCCGGTCGAAGGGAAGACCCGGTTCCAGGACCTCGACCTGCCCGTGGAAATCCTGCACGCCATCGCCGACCTGGACTTCAAATATTGCACGCCCATCCAGGCGGCCATCCTCCCGCCCACCCTCTCCGGCAAGGACGCCTTCGGCCGGGCCCAGACGGGCACGGGAAAGACCGCCGCCTTCCTGATTGCCGTGTTCACCCGGTTCCTGCGTCACCCGGCAAAGCCCCCCCGGCCCAAGGGCACGCCGCGCGCCCTGGTCATCGCCCCGACGCGTGAACTGGTGATCCAGATCGAGAAGGACGCCCGCGAACTGGCCCGCTACCTGCCCTTGCGCGTCCTCGCCGTCTACGGCGGCATGGATTACGACAAGCAGCGCCGCGAACTGACCGGCGGGCCCGTGGACCTGGTCGCCGCCACGCCCGGACGCCTCCTGGACTTCAAACGGCGCGGCGACATCCATCTCGACCAGGTCGAGGTTCTCGTCATCGACGAGGCCGACCGGATGCTGGACATGGGATTCATCCCCGACGTCCGCACGATCGTCCACAGCACGCCGCCCAAGAGCGAGCGGCAGACCCTGTTCTTCTCCGCCACCCTGACGCCCGAGGTCACGCGGCTGGCCTCGCAGTGGACCACCGACCCGGTCCACATCGAGATCGCGCCGGAGCAGGTGGCCGTGGACACCGTGGACCAGCGGGTCTATATCGTCACGCTCCGCGACAAGTTCGCGCTGCTCTACAACATCCTGAACCGCGAGAACGCCACGCGCGTGCTCGTGTTCGCCAACCGGCGGGACCATTCCGAGCGGCTGATGGAGAACCTGAAGCGCTACGGCATCGACTGCGCCCTGCTCACGGGCGCGGTGGACCAGCGCAAGCGGCTGCGGGTGCTCGAGGATTTCCGCGCGGGCAAGATCCGCGTGGTCGTCGCCACCGACGTCGCGGGCCGCGGGCTGCACGTCGAGGGAATCAGCCATGTGATCAATTATAACCTGCCGATGGACCCCGAGGATTACGTCCACCGCATCGGGCGCACGGGCCGCGCGGGCGCCAGCGGCATCTCGATCTGCTTTGCGGACGAGGACGACGGGCACTACCTGCCGCAGGTCGAGAAGTTCATCGGGCGCACCCTGTCCTGCACGCACCCGGAGGACGACTGGCTGAAGCTCCCGCCCCCGCTCTACGAGGCCCGGGAGCCGAAGTATTCCTCGCGCCGGCCCGAGCGGCCGGGCCGCTCGTTCGGCCCCCGGCGGGGCGGCGGCCCGCGCCGCGGCGGCCGCCGTCCGCGTTGAGCACGCCCTTGGAGGGCGAGCGGCCCCGCGAGCCGGAACTCACCACGCGTCGAAGGCCGCGGCGCCCTTGTTCGCCACATCGCTGCGCGCGTTGGCGGAGATCGTCTTGCCGGCGGAATCGACGATCACGAGGGTCGGGATGCCCTGGACGTTGAACTTCTTCTTGAGCTCGTCCCGGTTCTTGTCGGGGAAGCGGACCGCGGTCCAGGGCATCTCCATTTCCTTCATGTAGCGGTACATGTCCGCCTCGGTCTGGTCGCTGGACACGAAGACGATCTCGAACGGCTTGCCCGCCTTCTGGAGCTCGTTGTAGACGGTGACGAGCTGGGGCGTGAACGCGCGGCAGGGCGGGCACCAGTGCGCGGAGAAGTAGATGCCGATCTTTTTCCCATCGAGAACCGCCGGCGAGACCCGCTGCCCCTTGGCATTCACCAGGCGCGTGCCGAAGAGGGCCTCGATCGCGGGAGGAATGGCCGCCTCCGCCGGAGCGCCGGGCGCCGCCGGAACCGCCGCGGCCCGCAGCGAGCCGATGTAGATCTGGTCCTCCCGGCTCAACCGGTTCATCTGTATCTGGATGGGTTTGCCTTCCGCGTTGCGCAGGATCACCTGGTCCAGCTTCTGCTCGACGAACTCCGCCTGCATCGTCGAGCCGCCCGCGCTGGTCCACGTCCGCATCTCGCCGGCCCCCGCGGACGCGGCCCCGAACCACCAGGCCACACACGCGGCCACTATTCCGAAACGATAATCCAAGCGCATGGGATCCTTCCTTCCGCGTATCGCCGGATGCTATACCCCCGGCGGGAAGGGCATTCAATGGAAATCGGCCGCGCCGCTGGACATGGGCCCTTTTGACGTTATCTTTCGGCCAGCCATGAAACTCTTCCTTGGGTCCCTGGCGTTCCTCACCGCCGTGGCGGCGTGGGCCGAGCCCGCGCGGGGCTCGCGCCATGCCGTCCGGTTTTTCGGAACGGGCACGGGCCAGGTGGACCGGGCCAAGCTTCCCCTCGACCCGCCCACCGCGGCCGACGTCGGCGACGACTTCACCGTAGAGTTCTGGATGAGGGCGGACCCCGGCAACGACGGAACGGTCAACGAGGGCGCCAACGGGGACGGCTGGATCACCGGGAACGTGGTCGTGGACCGGGACATCTACGGCGGCGGCGATTACGGGGATTACGGTGTGGCGCTGGGCTCGGCCGGCGGCGCGGCCCGCGTCCTGGCGTTCGGCGCGCACAACGGCGACTGGGGCGAGACCATCGTCGGCCCCAACGACTTCTCCGGCGGCGCGTGGCGCCACGTGGCGGTCACGCGGGTGCGGACCAGCGGCCTGATGCGCATCTACGTGGACGGCGCGCTCGACGCCGAGGGCACCGGACCGGGCGGCGACTTGAGCTACCGCGACGGGCGCGACACGGCCTGGACGAATTCCGACCCATTCCTGGTCCTCGGCGCCGAGAAACACGATGCGGGGACCGAGTATCCCTCGTTTCACGGCTACCTCGACGAATTCCGGATCTGGAGCCGGGCACTTTCGGCGGAAGAGCTGACGAACGTCGCCGCCCGCGTGCTCGATCCATCGGAACACCCGGACCTGGTCGCCTGCTGGCGCTTCGAGGAAGGCACGAACACCGTTCTGTACGACTCGACGGCGGGCGCGATCACAGGCCGGCTCCACCAGGCGCTCGCGGGCAACGGGCAGCGGGTGGCCTATGCGGACAACCCGACGAACACCGCGCCGGTGGAGTTGGAGCCTCCCCGCCTGCGGGACGCGCGCGCGGCGAATGGAGAGATGAGCTTCCACTGGTTCGCGTCCCGGAATTATTTCCAATCATTGGAAACTTCGACCGGCTTGGTTTCCAATGCCTGGACGCCCCTGCCCGGCTGGACAAACCTGCATCGGGCCGACGGCCCCGTGTATTTCACCGGCACGGTCAGCGGGGCCGACACCCGCTTCTACCGCGTCCGGGCCGCGGCGGAATGAGTGTCACGGCCGGGACGGCCGTGACACCCTCCGGCTCCCTCCCGGAAAAAAAGCAGCCCCGCTATTGACTTGCATAGCCATGTACCTTATTATACAAGGTAGCATGACAAATGGGATCGTGCATCATGGATTACTTTGAAAACTGGATCGTGCAGGCCCGGAAGGGGTTCCTGGAACTGTGCGTGCTCAACGCGCTCGAGGGCGAGGAGCGCTACGGGTATGACCTGGTGAATTCGCTGGTGGATACCGCCGGCCTCGGGGTGACCGAGGGCACGCTCTATCCCCTGCTCTCCCGCCTGCGGCTGCAGGGCCTCGTGACGACGCGGCTGGAGGAATCCTCCGGGGGCCCCGCGCGCAAGTACTACGCGCTGACGGCCAAGGGGCGGAAAATCGCGAAGCAAATGAACGATCACGTGGAATTGATGATCCAAGGAAGCCGGGGCCTGCGCGGCCGGAAGGAGTGACCCATGCCGGAATGGACGGAGTCGGCGGAAGCGGAACTGGAGCGCTACCTCGCGGAGGCGCGGGCGGCAGCGTCCGTCAGCGGGGCGGACCCGGAGGAGGTCGAGGGCGACCTTCGAGGGCACATCGAGCGGCAACTCGAACAGGCCGGGATCCGGACGGCGACCCGGGAGGACCTGGCGCGCGTGCTCGCGCGGCTCGGGCCGGCCCGGTCCACGCCCGCGGGCGATCCCCCGGAGGCGCCCGAGAAGCCGCGGCGCATCTCGCTCGGACTGATCATGGCCCTCGGCGTCGTGCTCCCCTTCATTACCCTGGTGTTTGAAGCGTTCACCGGCCTCTGCGGCGAAATCTTCGTCAACCCCATCCCGACGCTTTGGCACGTCCTGCTCGTCGCCGCCGTTCCGCTGGCCAACGCCCTGACCTGGTCGCGGTTCGCCTTCGGGTGGCCTGGTCGCCTGAAACTCCTCGGCCGGCTCAACGGGTTCGCCATCGGAGTGGCGCTATACTACACGCTCGTGTTTCTGCCGGTCGCGCCGTTCGCCGCAATCGGCATCCTCTATTTCGGGATCGGCCTGCTGCCGCTGTCCCCGATGCTGTCGCTGATCATGGCGCTGGCCGTGCGCCGCATCCTGCGGCGCTACGACCGGCCGGGCGGCGCGCTGCCGCCCGCCTGGCGCTGGGCGCTGGCCGCGCTGGGTATCATCGCGCTGCTCGCCACGCCCACGGTCGTAACCCAGGCCGGCCTGCAGTGGGCCACCGCCGAATCGCCGGCCGCCCGAGCGCGCGGAATCGGTCTGCTCCGCGCCCTTGGGAACGACGACCTCCTGCTCCGGAGCTGCTACCGGCGCGATCGGATGGTCGGCAACATGGTGTCGTTCCTCTTCGAAGGTCTCGGGCGACGCATCACTTCCGAGCAGGCACAGCAGGTCTACTATCGCGTTACCGGTACGCCCTACAATGCCGTGCGCCCACCGGAACTGCGCGGGCTGCGCACCCGGGCCCTCATCAACGCGGACGATTTCGACTGGGACCAGGGCGGCGACGCCGTCGCCGGCCGCCTGCGGGGCTTGAGCCTCCGCGAGTCGCGGCTGGACAGCCGGATCGAGGCCGCAAGCGGCGTCTCCTATACCGAGTGGATCCTCGTGTTCCGCAACGACGCCGAGCGCCAGCGCGAAGCGCGGGCGCAGATCGCCCTGCCGCCCGGCGGCGTGGTCTCCCGCGTGACGCTCTGGGTGGACGGCGAGGAACGCGAAGCGGCGTACGCCGGCCGGGCGAAGGTGAAGGCCGCCTACCAGCGCGTGGTCCAGCAGCGGCGCGACCCGGTCCTCGTCACGACCAGCGGGCCCGACCAGGTCCTGGTGCAGTGCTTCCCCGTCCCGCCGAACGGCGGCACCATGAAGATCAAGGTCGGCATCACCGCGCCGCTCGCGCCGGAATCGCGCGAGTCCGGGCTGCTGCGCCTCCCCTATTTCCGCGAGAGAAACTTTGCGATACCCGAAAGCACGGCACATTCGGCCTGGATTGAATCGCCCCGGCCGTTGGAAACGCTGCTGGCCGGCGACCCCGCGATCCACGAGCATCCGGAAGAAACGGTATACGCGCTGCGCGCCCAACTCGACGACCAGCTTCTTTCCCGCCCCTTCGCCGTGCGGGCCGCCATGACGGGTGGCCCCGCCTGGGCCGGCCTGCAGCAGGACGCGGACCGCATCGTACGCCAGACCCTGGAGGAAGTTCCCGTTCAAAAACCGGAACGGATCATTTTTGTTTTCGACGGCTCCCGGCCGATGGCCGGGTCCATCGAACGCCTGGCCTCGGCGCTGGATCATGTGCCCGAGGGCGTCGAAGTAGCGGTCCTTTTTGCCGGGGATCGGGTGCAGGCCCTCCGCGAGGCCGCGCCCTGGACGGACGGTGCGGCCGCCGGGGTGGCGGAGGCGTTGAAGAGGCAACCCTACCGCGGCGGATGCGACAACGTGGCGGCCCTGCTGGCCGCCTGGGACCTGGCCGCCGCCGTCCCCGCGGGCGCCGTGCTATGGATTCACGGGCCGCAGCCTGTTTCGTTTGACGGGGAAGAGGCGCTCCTGCAGCGCACGGAGCGCCGCCCGAGCGGACCGGTCATTCACGATCTCCAGGTCGGCCCCGGGCCCAATCACGTGGCGGAACAACTGAACGGCAGCCCGGCGATGCGGGCCGTGATGGATTTCGGCGACCCGGCGGCCGCGCTGGCGCGGGGGCTCGACACGTGGGCCGGAAAAAACCCCTCCTTCCGATTCGAGCGGGCTCGCGTTCCCCGGGCGGAAGCGGAGGGCCCCGAGGGATCCACACACCTGGCCCGTTTATGGGCATTCTCCGAAATCCTGCGGCTCGGTGCATCGATTCACGACGCCGACAAGGACGAGGCCGTCGAGCTGGCCGTGCGCTATCGCCTGGTCACGCCGGTGTCCGGCGCCGTCGTGCTCGAGACCGCCCAGCAGTATGCGCAAAGCGGGCTGGAGCCCGTCGCGGGCGACACCGTGCCGCGCATCGTCCCGGAACCCGAAACGTGGATGCTGCTCCTGATCGGCGGCGGCATGGCCGCCGCGCGGGCATGGAAGCGAAGAAGGTCGCGCCGGGGCGCGATGCTTAAAAAGTGCCCCGGAATCCCGCGCTGATAAGCAGGCCGTTGGAATAGATCGGCCGGCCGGGCACGTTGTCCTCGCGGGCGCCGGTGCCCACGCCGCCGAGTTCAATAAAGTAGTTCCGGCGGGCGTCCATGAAGAACTCAAAGCCGAACACGCCGTAGCCGCCGGCGACGAAATCCTTGTCGGAAAACTCCGAGGCGGGGACAATTCCGATGAAGCCGCCCTCGCCGTAGAGCCGTATGTTCTCACACACGGTGCCGGCCACGCCCACCAAGCCGGCCGTGAAATTGAAGTATGAATCCCAATTGGTTTCATCGGACTTGGTATTCTCGTTGAACATCAGGTTGCCGCGCACGCGGACGGCGAACAGGTCCTTCACGTAGGGGCTTGTCAGGCTCATCCCCAGCCCGAAATCGTCCTGGTACTGGTTGATCTGGAAGCCCGCCGCCACCCCGTTCTTCAAGGCCCCTTCCTTCGCCTCCGCCGTTACGATAAACGCAAGGCCCAGAATCAACCCGATATACAGCTTGTTCATGATGCCCCCCTTTCCTTTCGCTTGCTCCTGCCACTCCGGGCTGCATCAGCCCATCCGAAGGAAAGATGAACCCGGGGAGGAGGGCTGTCAAGCGCGGCGGAGTTCCGGGTGCCGCAACAGCCTGGCTTCGTCGTCCCGATGCGGTATCGGGACGAAGCCTAAAAATGACGGGCGGCAAATACGCGCCCCGAGTGTGTCTTCAGGTAACCTTCAAAAGCCGCCGCTCGCTGGCGGTCTTCGAACGCCACGGCTACACGAATCCGCCAGGGCCGGTGCTTGCACGCAGGCGTCACCTCGCCCCCGTTGTGCCGGCGCAGCCGGTCCCCGAGATCGTCCGTCATGCCCGTGTAGTGCCGCCGCGGATCGGCCTCGCTTTGCAGCAGGTACACGCAGGTGAACTTCATCATGGCTTGCCCGGCGTCTTGTCACGGCGAAGCGTAGCGCGAAGCCGGAAGTTCCGAGCGCCGCGATCGCCCGGCTTCGTCCCTCGCGGCGCTCGGGACGAAGCCTGGAGGCGGGGGGAATTGAACCCCCGTCCGAGCAAGAGTCGCACCGGCTTCTACGCGCGTGTTCCGTCTTTGGATCTCGTCCCGCATGCTGCCAACGGACAGGCCACATGCGAAACCAGCGCCCACGTT
Protein-coding sequences here:
- a CDS encoding PadR family transcriptional regulator, coding for MMDYFENWIVQARKGFLELCVLNALEGEERYGYDLVNSLVDTAGLGVTEGTLYPLLSRLRLQGLVTTRLEESSGGPARKYYALTAKGRKIAKQMNDHVELMIQGSRGLRGRKE
- a CDS encoding redoxin family protein, yielding MRLDYRFGIVAACVAWWFGAASAGAGEMRTWTSAGGSTMQAEFVEQKLDQVILRNAEGKPIQIQMNRLSREDQIYIGSLRAAAVPAAPGAPAEAAIPPAIEALFGTRLVNAKGQRVSPAVLDGKKIGIYFSAHWCPPCRAFTPQLVTVYNELQKAGKPFEIVFVSSDQTEADMYRYMKEMEMPWTAVRFPDKNRDELKKKFNVQGIPTLVIVDSAGKTISANARSDVANKGAAAFDAW
- a CDS encoding LamG domain-containing protein — protein: MKLFLGSLAFLTAVAAWAEPARGSRHAVRFFGTGTGQVDRAKLPLDPPTAADVGDDFTVEFWMRADPGNDGTVNEGANGDGWITGNVVVDRDIYGGGDYGDYGVALGSAGGAARVLAFGAHNGDWGETIVGPNDFSGGAWRHVAVTRVRTSGLMRIYVDGALDAEGTGPGGDLSYRDGRDTAWTNSDPFLVLGAEKHDAGTEYPSFHGYLDEFRIWSRALSAEELTNVAARVLDPSEHPDLVACWRFEEGTNTVLYDSTAGAITGRLHQALAGNGQRVAYADNPTNTAPVELEPPRLRDARAANGEMSFHWFASRNYFQSLETSTGLVSNAWTPLPGWTNLHRADGPVYFTGTVSGADTRFYRVRAAAE
- a CDS encoding PEP-CTERM sorting domain-containing protein, whose amino-acid sequence is MPEWTESAEAELERYLAEARAAASVSGADPEEVEGDLRGHIERQLEQAGIRTATREDLARVLARLGPARSTPAGDPPEAPEKPRRISLGLIMALGVVLPFITLVFEAFTGLCGEIFVNPIPTLWHVLLVAAVPLANALTWSRFAFGWPGRLKLLGRLNGFAIGVALYYTLVFLPVAPFAAIGILYFGIGLLPLSPMLSLIMALAVRRILRRYDRPGGALPPAWRWALAALGIIALLATPTVVTQAGLQWATAESPAARARGIGLLRALGNDDLLLRSCYRRDRMVGNMVSFLFEGLGRRITSEQAQQVYYRVTGTPYNAVRPPELRGLRTRALINADDFDWDQGGDAVAGRLRGLSLRESRLDSRIEAASGVSYTEWILVFRNDAERQREARAQIALPPGGVVSRVTLWVDGEEREAAYAGRAKVKAAYQRVVQQRRDPVLVTTSGPDQVLVQCFPVPPNGGTMKIKVGITAPLAPESRESGLLRLPYFRERNFAIPESTAHSAWIESPRPLETLLAGDPAIHEHPEETVYALRAQLDDQLLSRPFAVRAAMTGGPAWAGLQQDADRIVRQTLEEVPVQKPERIIFVFDGSRPMAGSIERLASALDHVPEGVEVAVLFAGDRVQALREAAPWTDGAAAGVAEALKRQPYRGGCDNVAALLAAWDLAAAVPAGAVLWIHGPQPVSFDGEEALLQRTERRPSGPVIHDLQVGPGPNHVAEQLNGSPAMRAVMDFGDPAAALARGLDTWAGKNPSFRFERARVPRAEAEGPEGSTHLARLWAFSEILRLGASIHDADKDEAVELAVRYRLVTPVSGAVVLETAQQYAQSGLEPVAGDTVPRIVPEPETWMLLLIGGGMAAARAWKRRRSRRGAMLKKCPGIPR
- the rhlB gene encoding ATP-dependent RNA helicase RhlB, which encodes MVRKLIRRVLHSLLGRKKKPAETAHAATTPHRPKDHKAPERHPPKQRDQQNQRTHEPRPHAARQAPAAPWNPASFEVPPVEGKTRFQDLDLPVEILHAIADLDFKYCTPIQAAILPPTLSGKDAFGRAQTGTGKTAAFLIAVFTRFLRHPAKPPRPKGTPRALVIAPTRELVIQIEKDARELARYLPLRVLAVYGGMDYDKQRRELTGGPVDLVAATPGRLLDFKRRGDIHLDQVEVLVIDEADRMLDMGFIPDVRTIVHSTPPKSERQTLFFSATLTPEVTRLASQWTTDPVHIEIAPEQVAVDTVDQRVYIVTLRDKFALLYNILNRENATRVLVFANRRDHSERLMENLKRYGIDCALLTGAVDQRKRLRVLEDFRAGKIRVVVATDVAGRGLHVEGISHVINYNLPMDPEDYVHRIGRTGRAGASGISICFADEDDGHYLPQVEKFIGRTLSCTHPEDDWLKLPPPLYEAREPKYSSRRPERPGRSFGPRRGGGPRRGGRRPR